From the Streptomyces sp. Sge12 genome, the window CGGCCGCCCGTCCCGTTCGAGGGGGTGGGGCGGGTGGGGCGTTCGGGGGTGCTGGGCGAGGGTTCGCCGGGGGTCTCCTGCGGCGGTTCGGTCTCGGGGCCGGTCGAGGGCGGGGGCTGTGCGGCGCCGGGCTGGAGTTCCAGGTCGAAGTCGACGGGGTCGGTGCCCTCCAGGGCGGTCTTCGTGTACGCGGCCCAGATGCGGGCGGGGTATCCGCCGCCGCCGATGCGGGACTCGCCGAGGGCGCCGTAGAGGGATTGCAGGGTTCCGGTGTCCGGGTCCTGGCCCATCATCGCGACCACGGTGACCAGCTCGGGGGTGTAGGCGGCGAACCAGGCCGAGCGGTCCAGTTCGCCGGTGCCGGTTTTGCCCGCGGCCGGGTGGCCGGCGGCGAGGGCGGCCGTACCGGTGCCGTTGTCGACGACGCTGACCAGCATGGACGTGGTGGTGTCGGCGGCCTCGCGGCTGATGGCCTGGGTGGGGGTGCGTGGGGGCAGGCCGATCGTGTCGCCGCCCTTGGTGATCTTTTCGAGGAAGGTGTAGGGGGTGCGGCGGCCGTGGTCGGCGAGGGTGGCGTAGGCCTGGGCCATGTCCACGACGCCGGCCTGGAGGGTGCCGAGTGCCATGGCGGGGCCGGGTACGAAGTTGGGGGTGTTCTCGGGGATGCCGAGGCCGATGGCGGTCTGCTTGACCTTGCCGGTGCCGACGTCGACGGCCATCTGTGCGTACACGGCGTTGACGGAGAGGTCGGTGGCGGTGTTGACGGTGATGTTGCCGTACGAGACCTGGCCCTCGTTCTCGGGGGCGAAGCGGATCCGGCCGCCGGTGACGGGGCGCTTGTTGTCGCCGTTGTAGATCGTGTTCGGGGTGATCCGGCGGCCGTCCTGGGTGCGGGAGCCGTTCTCGACGGCGGCGGCGAAGACGAACGGCTTGAAGGTGGAGGCGACCTGGTAGTCGTGGCGGGTCGCGTTGTTGACGTACTGCTTGGTGTAGTCGATCCCGCCGTACATGGCGACGACCTTGCCGGTGGCCGGGTCGATGGAGGCGCCGCCGGCCCGGACCAGCCGGTCGGCCTTGCGTGTTTCGGGTTCGAGTTTGCTGACCATCTGTTCGTCGACGGCGTCGACGAAGGCGGTCTGGCGGCGTTTGTCGATGGTGGAGGTGATGCGGTAGCCGCCCTCGGCGAGGGTTTTGTCGTCGAGGATCTTGTTGTCGACGATGTAGTCCTTGATGGCTTCGACGAGGTAGCCGCGCTGGCCGGACAGTCCGGCGGCCGCGCGGACCTTGCCCGGTTCGGGGAAGGCGGTCGTCGTGCGTTCGGCGGCGGGCAGCCACTGCTTCTTGACCATGCCGTCGAGCACGTAGTTCCAGCGGGCGAGGGCGCGCGGGCGGCTCTGGGGGTGGGAGACGACGTCGAAGGCGCTGGGGGAGTTGAGGAGGGTGGCGAGGTAGGCGCCCTCGGCGGTGGTGAGCTTGTTGACGTCCTTGCCGTAGTAGGCCTGGGCGGCGGCCTGGATGCCGTAGGCGTTGCGGCCGAAGTAGCTGGTGTTCAGGTAGCCCTCGAGGATGTAGTTCTTCGACTTCTCGCGGCCGAGTTTGATCGCGATGAAGAACTCCTTGACCTTGCGTTTGATCGTCTGTTCCTGGCCCAAGTAGTAGTTCTTGACGTACTGCTGGGTGATCGTCGAACCGGACTGGGTGCCCTTGCCGGTCGCGGTGTTCCAGGCGGCGCGGAGCATCGCCTTGGGGTCGACCGCCCGTTCGGAGTAGAAGTCCCGGTCCTCGGCGGCCAGTACGGCTTCCTGCACGGTCCGCGGGATCTGTGAGAGGGGCACGTTGACGCGGTTGACCTCGCCGTCGCGCGCGATCAGGGAGCCGTCGGAGTAGAGGTACACGTTGGACTGCGCGGTGGCGGCGGCGTTGGCGGGCGGGATGTCGACCAGCAGGTAGCCGGCCACGAGGGCGCCGCCGATCAGCAGGGCGAGGAGCAGGAGACCGCCCAGGACCATGCGCCAGGTGGGGACGGCGCGGCGCCAGCCGGTCCTCGGGCGCCGGGGCTTTCTGCCCCGGCCGGGCGGCTTCGGCGCCTGCTGCCGGTCCTGCTCGTGCGCCCGCGGGTGCGGGAGGTCGTGGGGTGCGCCGGGCGGGGTGTCGGGGTCGCGAGGGGTCCAGCCCGGGGGTGGTGACTGGTCGCTCATCTCCAGGACTCCTCGACGCCGTTCGAAATATCCACTTCTGTACCTCATGGTGTCTACCCGATGGCCGCTGATTCCGCTCCGGACGGGCATAAATCGGTCGCGTGGCTCGCCCCTCCGCACTAAGCTCGCGCGCTTTGGCCGACGTAGGAACGACGTGGGAAACGGAGGGATACGGTGCGCCGGAGAGTGCGTCTCTACCTGGCGGTCGCGGCAGGCGGATTCAGGCGGTACGCCACCTACGGGACGGCGACAGCGGCCGGGGTGTTCACCAACACCGTGTTCGGGTTCATCGTCGCGTACACGTACATCGCGCTGTGGGACGAGCGCCCCGGACTCGGCGGATACGACCAGGCGCAGGCGCTGACCTTCGTCTGGGTGAGCCAATCGCTGCTGGCCGCCGGTGCGCTGATCGGCGGCGGGTTCCAGGAGGAGCTCCAGGAGCGGATCCGGACGGGCGACATCGCGGTCGACCTGTACCGGCCCGCGGACCTCCAGATGTGGTGGCTCGCGGCCGATCTGGGCCGGGCGGGCTTCCAGTTGCTGGGGCGCGGGGTGGTGCCGCTGGTGGCGGGGGCGCTGGCGTTCCCGCTGGCGCTGCCCGTCGATCCGCTGCGCTGGCTGCTGTTCCTGGTGTCCGTCCTGCTCGCCCTGGTGGTGAGCTTCGCGCTGCGCTACATGGTGGGGCTGGTGGCCTTCTGGCTGATGGACGGTGCGGGCGTCAACATCATGGCCACCGTCACCTCCATCTTCTTCTCCGGGATGCTGCTGCCGCTGACCGTCTTCCCTGGCGGGTTCGGCGAGTTCGTCCGGGCCCTGCCGTGGTCGGCGATGCTCCAGGTTCCGTTGGACGTCCTGCTGGGCAAGCACGCGGGGGCCGGGGGCGCGGCCGAGGCGCTGGGGTTCCAGGCCGGGTGGGCGCTCGTACTGCTGGGCACGGGGCGGCTGTTGCAGTCGGCCGCGACACGGAAGGTGGTGGTCCAGGGTGGCTGAGGCGGAGGTGGCGGCGACGCGGGAGCCGGCCGTGGGGGAGGCGGCGGGCGGGGCCGTGGGCGGGGTCGTGGGGGTCCGCCCGGCGCCGGTGCGGCACGATTCCCGGCGCGGCGGCCCGGTCCGCGAAGGGCTGCGCGGCTACCGGCTGATCGTCGGCATGTGGATCCGGTCCACGATGACCTACCGGACGTCCTTCGTCCTGACGACCGTCGGACACGCGGCGATCACCCTGCTGGACTTCGTCGCGATCTACATCATGTTCTCCCACGTGGAGGCCCTCGGCGGTTTCACGCTGCCCGAGATCGCCCTGCTGTACGGCTCCTGCTCGGCCTCCCTGGGCCTGGC encodes:
- a CDS encoding transglycosylase domain-containing protein translates to MSDQSPPPGWTPRDPDTPPGAPHDLPHPRAHEQDRQQAPKPPGRGRKPRRPRTGWRRAVPTWRMVLGGLLLLALLIGGALVAGYLLVDIPPANAAATAQSNVYLYSDGSLIARDGEVNRVNVPLSQIPRTVQEAVLAAEDRDFYSERAVDPKAMLRAAWNTATGKGTQSGSTITQQYVKNYYLGQEQTIKRKVKEFFIAIKLGREKSKNYILEGYLNTSYFGRNAYGIQAAAQAYYGKDVNKLTTAEGAYLATLLNSPSAFDVVSHPQSRPRALARWNYVLDGMVKKQWLPAAERTTTAFPEPGKVRAAAGLSGQRGYLVEAIKDYIVDNKILDDKTLAEGGYRITSTIDKRRQTAFVDAVDEQMVSKLEPETRKADRLVRAGGASIDPATGKVVAMYGGIDYTKQYVNNATRHDYQVASTFKPFVFAAAVENGSRTQDGRRITPNTIYNGDNKRPVTGGRIRFAPENEGQVSYGNITVNTATDLSVNAVYAQMAVDVGTGKVKQTAIGLGIPENTPNFVPGPAMALGTLQAGVVDMAQAYATLADHGRRTPYTFLEKITKGGDTIGLPPRTPTQAISREAADTTTSMLVSVVDNGTGTAALAAGHPAAGKTGTGELDRSAWFAAYTPELVTVVAMMGQDPDTGTLQSLYGALGESRIGGGGYPARIWAAYTKTALEGTDPVDFDLELQPGAAQPPPSTGPETEPPQETPGEPSPSTPERPTRPTPSNGTGGRNQGGQNNGGQNQGGQDNGGRTNGGQGDGGQGDGGRDSGGTTQGGDQGGTTQGTQGSAQGATQGIDGDPAEGLRPPSAFLE
- a CDS encoding ABC transporter permease, whose amino-acid sequence is MRLYLAVAAGGFRRYATYGTATAAGVFTNTVFGFIVAYTYIALWDERPGLGGYDQAQALTFVWVSQSLLAAGALIGGGFQEELQERIRTGDIAVDLYRPADLQMWWLAADLGRAGFQLLGRGVVPLVAGALAFPLALPVDPLRWLLFLVSVLLALVVSFALRYMVGLVAFWLMDGAGVNIMATVTSIFFSGMLLPLTVFPGGFGEFVRALPWSAMLQVPLDVLLGKHAGAGGAAEALGFQAGWALVLLGTGRLLQSAATRKVVVQGG